One stretch of Cyanobacteria bacterium GSL.Bin1 DNA includes these proteins:
- a CDS encoding helix-turn-helix domain-containing protein, whose protein sequence is MKDVIAQNLIRYRKGQCLSQEQLAEQVGINRQAINNYEEAKTL, encoded by the coding sequence ATGAAAGATGTCATTGCACAAAACTTAATCCGATATCGTAAAGGACAATGCCTGTCCCAAGAACAGTTAGCCGAACAAGTCGGTATAAATCGCCAAGCGATTAATAACTACGAAGAAGCAAAAACCTTATAA
- a CDS encoding peptidase S10, which translates to MTDSSSSQPDNKDYQPPAGAVSEQVFQDASGAEIPYTVRAEWTVLRKRDQPIAEVFHVAYLARNAKPQERPLTFAFNGGPGAAAAFLHLGAIGPWRAAFNDDGSPPAPPAKLVENPESWLPFTDLVFVDPVGTGFSRTIDQQDQGTSKDKSPEKSTSQSDSDSENKEFYALQRDLDSLAEMMQRFLSQNNRWQSPIFIVGESYGGFRVARLTKLLQESYGIGLNGAILVSPALEFQSLDPSDYDLLAWLDTFPAMAAAAAFHKVSRKFAADTPRDEVISEAVQFANNDLVRLLIQGTAMPEAERKSLLQVMADMLGLPPDLISTAQGRITQSVFVRHLLRDRRQVCGLYDATITATDPYPDRECFEGPDPTLFGIQRIFNGAANSLLREILGVKTERPYYLLSLDINRTWKVDSERHALESQIGATDELRYGLALNPHLKVYIAHGYYDLVTPFQASNRIVQHMKLNQQMAANLQVRHYGGGHMFYIWSNSRTEFAQDMQKFYTAAISD; encoded by the coding sequence ATGACTGATTCATCGTCTTCTCAACCGGATAACAAAGATTACCAACCGCCTGCGGGGGCTGTCAGCGAGCAAGTCTTTCAAGACGCAAGCGGTGCCGAAATTCCTTACACAGTCCGAGCCGAATGGACGGTCTTGCGCAAGCGTGATCAACCGATTGCAGAAGTTTTCCATGTTGCCTATCTTGCCCGTAATGCCAAGCCACAAGAGCGACCCCTAACTTTTGCTTTTAATGGGGGACCGGGTGCGGCAGCAGCCTTCTTGCACTTGGGCGCGATCGGACCTTGGCGGGCAGCGTTTAACGATGATGGTTCTCCACCGGCGCCACCGGCGAAATTGGTGGAAAACCCTGAGAGTTGGCTTCCTTTTACGGATTTGGTATTTGTTGATCCGGTTGGAACGGGCTTTAGCCGTACCATTGATCAGCAAGACCAAGGGACAAGTAAGGACAAATCACCTGAGAAGAGTACGAGTCAATCCGACAGCGACAGTGAAAATAAGGAATTCTACGCCCTCCAACGTGATTTAGACTCGCTTGCTGAGATGATGCAACGCTTCCTCTCTCAAAATAATCGTTGGCAGAGTCCAATCTTCATTGTTGGCGAAAGTTATGGTGGATTTCGGGTTGCTAGACTGACAAAGCTCCTTCAAGAAAGCTATGGAATTGGTCTCAATGGGGCAATCCTGGTTTCACCGGCGCTAGAATTCCAAAGTTTGGATCCCTCGGATTATGATTTACTCGCTTGGCTCGATACATTTCCTGCTATGGCAGCAGCAGCCGCTTTCCATAAGGTCAGTCGCAAGTTTGCTGCCGATACACCACGGGATGAGGTCATTTCAGAAGCGGTACAGTTTGCCAACAATGACTTGGTGCGTTTACTGATTCAAGGAACAGCGATGCCAGAAGCCGAACGCAAGTCTTTGTTACAAGTAATGGCAGATATGTTAGGGTTGCCTCCTGATTTAATCTCAACCGCCCAAGGACGCATTACTCAGTCCGTGTTTGTCCGTCATTTATTGCGCGATCGCCGCCAAGTCTGCGGACTTTACGATGCAACTATCACTGCAACCGACCCCTATCCGGATCGAGAATGCTTTGAAGGACCTGACCCGACTTTATTTGGGATCCAACGCATCTTTAATGGAGCCGCGAATAGTCTCCTACGGGAAATTTTAGGTGTGAAAACAGAGCGTCCTTACTATCTTCTGAGCCTTGATATCAATCGCACTTGGAAGGTAGACTCGGAGCGCCACGCTCTCGAAAGTCAAATTGGTGCAACTGACGAATTACGCTACGGTCTGGCTCTTAACCCCCATCTAAAGGTGTATATTGCTCACGGTTATTACGATTTAGTCACTCCCTTTCAGGCTTCTAATCGCATTGTTCAACACATGAAACTCAACCAACAGATGGCAGCTAACTTGCAAGTTCGTCATTACGGTGGAGGTCATATGTTCTACATTTGGTCTAATTCGCGTACTGAATTTGCACAGGACATGCAAAAATTCTACACAGCAGCTATTTCTGATTAG